The following coding sequences are from one Methanosarcina sp. WWM596 window:
- a CDS encoding AAA family ATPase, which yields MNLKETLLEIKSEFTDYFKEREAEINGSLLAVLSGENLLFLGPPGTAKTQLARSICQTIEGGNFFNYLLTSFSTPEEIFGPLSLKALEEDEFRRNIKGCLPTAHIALLDEIFKASSAILNSLLTILNERKYHNGREIVNVPLLSVFGASNELPEEDDSLEALYDRFLFRYRLSYIQDDENFKNLLFKEPDEFRPTASLPVSEIEKLRKSANSLPVDPDVEVIITELRRNLQLQEIEISDRRWKRIVQVLKVAACSSGCPAVDRTMALLLQHMLWNLPEEKETIRKTVFEFVVSGGINTEKLRLDAGDLREAISLALKNDLPVGIACDSCGEKFRFRQEVNAHHDTHPDHSYSFMQEGSSRIYPYDNLIRELDSLYKNSEMPGTIPPARRKVFETEFKGLETLVRGIKKRLGEERQVLRDMMETNIWLSTLDRNEVLLLHDSRYEDLSKIETLVEEIRKMPGLDLLPEKMDTKVQIPGPASDTTSDSENRTGNSAGNFMKGLGSKLGFK from the coding sequence TTGAACCTGAAAGAAACCCTTCTTGAGATTAAATCAGAATTTACTGACTACTTCAAAGAACGCGAAGCTGAGATCAACGGCTCTCTTCTCGCTGTCCTTTCAGGCGAAAATCTGCTCTTTCTGGGCCCCCCCGGCACAGCCAAAACCCAGCTTGCCAGAAGTATCTGTCAGACTATTGAAGGTGGGAACTTTTTTAATTACCTCTTAACAAGCTTTTCGACCCCTGAAGAGATTTTCGGGCCTCTTTCCTTAAAAGCCCTTGAAGAAGACGAGTTCAGGAGAAACATTAAAGGTTGCCTCCCAACAGCCCATATTGCTTTGCTGGACGAGATCTTTAAGGCAAGCAGCGCTATCCTCAACAGCCTCCTGACCATACTGAACGAAAGAAAATACCATAATGGAAGGGAGATAGTCAATGTTCCCCTGCTGTCGGTCTTCGGGGCTTCGAACGAACTTCCGGAAGAGGATGATAGCCTGGAAGCCCTTTATGACCGTTTCCTGTTCAGGTACAGGCTCTCATACATCCAGGATGATGAGAACTTCAAAAACCTCCTTTTCAAAGAACCTGATGAATTTAGACCTACTGCGAGCCTTCCGGTTTCAGAAATAGAGAAGCTTCGCAAAAGCGCAAACTCCCTGCCTGTTGACCCTGATGTTGAAGTTATAATCACAGAACTCCGGAGGAACCTCCAGCTTCAGGAAATTGAGATTTCGGACCGGCGCTGGAAAAGAATTGTCCAGGTCCTGAAGGTTGCAGCCTGCAGCAGTGGGTGTCCGGCTGTTGACAGAACAATGGCACTTTTGCTTCAGCACATGCTCTGGAACCTGCCCGAAGAGAAGGAAACCATCAGAAAAACGGTTTTCGAATTCGTGGTCTCGGGTGGAATTAACACGGAGAAATTGCGCCTGGATGCAGGAGACCTCAGGGAAGCCATAAGCCTTGCCCTGAAAAACGATTTGCCTGTGGGAATCGCCTGCGACAGCTGCGGGGAAAAGTTCAGGTTCAGGCAGGAGGTAAACGCCCACCACGATACTCATCCTGACCACAGCTACAGTTTTATGCAGGAAGGCTCGTCAAGAATCTACCCTTACGATAACCTGATCAGAGAACTCGATTCCCTCTATAAAAATTCAGAAATGCCGGGGACCATTCCCCCGGCCCGCAGGAAGGTTTTCGAAACAGAATTCAAGGGCCTAGAAACTCTGGTGAGGGGTATAAAAAAGCGGCTTGGAGAAGAAAGGCAGGTCCTCAGGGACATGATGGAAACAAATATCTGGCTCTCCACCCTTGACAGAAACGAAGTTCTCCTCCTGCACGACAGCAGATATGAGGATTTATCCAAAATTGAAACACTCGTAGAAGAGATCCGGAAAATGCCAGGTCTGGACCTCCTGCCCGAAAAAATGGATACAAAAGTTCAGATCCCCGGTCCGGCTTCTGATACGACATCTGATTCTGAAAACCGGACAGGAAATAGTGCAGGAAACTTTATGAAAGGTCTGGGTTCAAAGTTAGGGTTTAAATGA
- the tnpA gene encoding IS200/IS605 family transposase: protein MELRSFSHGYGQITYHIVLVPKYRYKIFYNKRVKKDCESIFHNICTEKGYKIHALEVVDNHVHLFLEFHPSTSLSEVVQYLKGGSSYRLFKLHPELRTRYWGGSLWSSGKFYRSVGNVTADTIKHYIKESQGKPKTEVQSYRLKSRQRKIDDF from the coding sequence TTGGAATTGCGCAGTTTTAGCCATGGCTATGGTCAGATTACCTACCACATCGTGTTGGTGCCTAAGTATCGATACAAGATATTCTACAATAAACGAGTTAAAAAGGATTGCGAGTCTATATTCCACAATATTTGCACAGAGAAAGGCTACAAAATCCATGCTCTGGAAGTTGTAGATAATCATGTTCACCTGTTCCTGGAATTCCACCCAAGCACCTCTCTATCAGAGGTGGTTCAATACTTGAAAGGAGGTAGTTCTTACAGATTGTTCAAGCTTCATCCTGAACTGAGAACACGATATTGGGGTGGAAGTCTATGGTCAAGTGGTAAATTCTATCGATCCGTTGGAAATGTAACCGCTGACACAATCAAGCACTACATTAAGGAGTCGCAGGGAAAACCGAAAACAGAGGTTCAATCATATAGATTAAAGTCTAGGCAACGGAAAATTGACGATTTCTAA
- a CDS encoding pentapeptide repeat-containing protein, protein MFGLYLKVGDKVNEKHPGPVRQIIEKIGLSVLILVFLILLGTFVFYTVQSYSSLIPSNYTQSNLTQSNLIQSNLTQSNLTQSNLTQSNLTQSSLIQPNFTQSNLTQPNLTQSNLTQSNLTQPNLTQPNLTQSNLIQSNLTQPNLTQSSLIQPNLTQPNLTQSSLIQPNLTQSNLTQSYKTVYVGDYGSENFTCDGIDDQVEINQALEYVAENPQFTTVYLRGPNTYVISDSIFIGSQTTLVGDPTAVIKLKDKADWPVGKPLITQMDWRGVHGVIIKGFEIDGNHDNNEDKKKGLGYYNMIHFLNSRDIQVHDMYMHDGHGEGLKADHSYNIQFYNNNVYKLGHNGLFAISCQNVEAWNNTITCRTDSGLRATNSNHIKFYDNLIDSFYHWSAGSSGILIEKTAGTVNDVEIYNNTIHNTYGPGLWLIGWSESYSRKEAQNVHIYHNIFYSTGTNPNIDWVGGIITSGFYDTLIENNIFDGVYHAAVIHMYPTGTHIYPTYDDHPNLSPTGTGYATIVRNNIIVNTRERKKDPEGTGYAVINYLPETQTFVLENNCLYNNSAGNYQNCTSTTDIYADPLFVNQNEHDYCLKPDSPCIGAGYTFPISSETFEEKTTESIESNEIITESIESNEKTIKSIIRAFVSQMRKFLSVDTSE, encoded by the coding sequence ATATTTGGTTTATATTTAAAAGTAGGGGATAAAGTGAATGAAAAACATCCTGGGCCCGTACGACAAATCATAGAAAAAATAGGACTTTCCGTTTTAATTCTCGTTTTTTTGATTTTACTGGGAACGTTCGTTTTTTACACCGTACAGTCATACTCTTCCTTAATACCGTCAAACTATACACAATCAAACCTCACACAGTCAAACCTTATACAGTCAAACCTTACACAGTCAAACCTTACACAGTCAAACCTTACACAGTCAAACCTTACACAGTCAAGCCTTATACAACCAAACTTTACACAGTCAAACCTTACACAACCAAACCTTACACAGTCAAACCTTACACAATCAAACCTCACGCAACCAAACCTTACACAACCAAACCTTACACAGTCAAACCTTATACAATCAAACCTTACGCAACCAAACCTTACACAGTCAAGCCTTATACAACCAAACCTTACGCAACCAAACCTTACACAGTCAAGCCTTATACAACCAAACCTCACACAATCAAACCTCACACAGTCATATAAAACAGTATATGTGGGGGATTATGGAAGTGAAAACTTCACCTGTGATGGAATTGATGACCAGGTAGAGATAAATCAGGCTCTTGAATATGTTGCAGAAAATCCTCAGTTTACAACAGTTTATTTGAGGGGTCCAAATACATACGTTATCTCAGATAGCATTTTCATTGGAAGTCAAACGACCCTGGTAGGAGATCCTACAGCTGTAATTAAGCTTAAAGACAAAGCGGACTGGCCAGTGGGCAAGCCCCTGATAACGCAGATGGACTGGAGAGGAGTCCATGGAGTCATAATAAAAGGATTTGAAATTGACGGAAATCATGACAATAACGAGGATAAAAAGAAAGGACTTGGATACTATAATATGATCCATTTCCTCAATTCCAGGGATATTCAGGTTCATGATATGTATATGCATGACGGGCATGGAGAAGGGTTGAAAGCAGATCACAGTTACAATATCCAGTTTTACAATAACAACGTGTATAAATTGGGGCATAATGGTCTTTTTGCCATCTCCTGCCAGAACGTAGAGGCCTGGAACAACACGATAACCTGCAGGACTGACAGCGGCCTTAGAGCAACGAACTCAAATCACATAAAATTCTATGATAACTTAATTGACTCCTTTTACCACTGGAGTGCAGGCAGCTCTGGAATTCTCATTGAGAAAACAGCAGGTACTGTCAATGATGTGGAGATATACAATAATACTATCCACAATACTTACGGACCCGGACTCTGGCTGATAGGCTGGTCGGAGTCCTACTCCAGAAAAGAGGCACAGAACGTCCACATTTATCACAATATTTTTTACAGTACCGGTACAAACCCAAATATTGACTGGGTGGGAGGCATAATAACAAGCGGGTTTTACGATACCCTTATCGAAAACAATATCTTTGACGGGGTATATCATGCTGCAGTTATTCACATGTACCCTACAGGTACTCACATATATCCTACATATGATGACCACCCCAATCTTTCACCTACAGGTACAGGATATGCAACAATTGTCCGCAATAATATCATAGTGAATACCCGGGAACGTAAGAAAGACCCTGAAGGGACAGGATATGCAGTAATCAATTATCTTCCTGAAACACAGACTTTTGTGCTTGAAAATAACTGTCTGTACAATAACTCTGCAGGTAATTACCAGAACTGCACATCAACCACTGACATCTATGCAGATCCACTCTTCGTAAACCAGAATGAACATGATTACTGCCTGAAACCGGATTCTCCCTGTATCGGTGCCGGATATACTTTTCCAATTTCTTCAGAAACATTTGAAGAAAAAACCACTGAATCTATTGAATCTAACGAAATAATTACAGAATCTATTGAGTCTAATGAAAAAACCATAAAATCTATTATACGTGCTTTTGTATCTCAAATGCGCAAGTTTCTTTCCGTTGATACTTCTGAATAA
- a CDS encoding DUF6141 family protein produces MEHPETGLIFREVQDLHNNIFLVSVLYPALLLWYVEVYSLVFGKPAGVQNVPDIYLFALWFIFGVFFPLLFYCTKHITEVRKDGIYIRLIPLNTSFKKIPIHVVEECMIQAYDPFTGKDYKDTTPSRRANFVVTLKLITGKRVMISSKNPKELHQAIMSAVASF; encoded by the coding sequence ATGGAACATCCGGAAACAGGTTTAATTTTTCGAGAAGTACAGGATCTGCACAATAACATTTTTCTGGTTTCTGTCCTCTATCCTGCCCTTCTGCTCTGGTATGTCGAGGTATACAGCCTGGTCTTCGGAAAACCTGCCGGGGTCCAGAATGTTCCAGACATCTACTTATTTGCGCTCTGGTTTATCTTTGGGGTATTTTTTCCTCTTCTGTTCTACTGTACAAAACATATCACAGAGGTCAGAAAGGACGGAATCTATATCCGTTTAATACCTCTGAATACCTCATTTAAGAAAATCCCTATTCATGTGGTTGAGGAGTGCATGATTCAGGCATATGACCCTTTTACCGGAAAGGATTACAAAGATACAACCCCTTCCAGGAGAGCAAATTTCGTTGTAACCTTGAAACTCATCACCGGAAAAAGAGTAATGATCAGCTCTAAGAACCCAAAAGAACTACATCAGGCGATTATGTCTGCTGTGGCCAGCTTTTGA
- a CDS encoding dihydrolipoyl dehydrogenase — MKNYDLIVIGTGSGMNYVNSIIDSNPKMKIAVIDKDEPGGICLTRGCIPSKFLLYPAELVRELETAPLFGIKLEIKDIDFRMIMGRMRRRIGEDIDMIREGLNGNSYLDYYPEAAEFISPYTLKVGEETLHSEMIFLCTGSKPAIPPVKGLEETGYLTSDTVLELEECPKSLAILGGSYIGAEYGHFFSAMGAEVTVIGRNAHFLPQEEPEISELAKIKMSEYMKIITNHEAIEVRIESNGQKTVIAKDRNSGEETKVTVDELLVATGRAPNTDILHPEKAGIKTDHQGWILVDEYLETSQPNIWAFGDANGKYLLKHVGNYESGIVYLNAIMKKKVKANYYAVPHAVFSYPEIAGVGMSEQEAIKEYGEDRVVMGFKLFEDTAKGIAMEAKDYFVKVILDRQEEKILGAHIIGPHASVLIHQIIPLMYTPSRSAEPIIRSMDIHPSLNEVVTGAFYSRLSPEHYHHIMKHLGLED, encoded by the coding sequence ATGAAAAATTATGACCTGATTGTGATAGGCACGGGTTCCGGAATGAACTATGTGAACTCAATTATCGATTCGAATCCGAAAATGAAAATAGCTGTTATAGACAAGGACGAACCTGGAGGGATCTGCCTGACCAGAGGGTGTATCCCTTCAAAGTTTCTGCTTTACCCTGCAGAGCTCGTCAGGGAACTTGAGACAGCTCCACTTTTTGGGATCAAACTAGAGATAAAGGATATTGACTTTCGCATGATCATGGGAAGGATGCGCAGAAGGATAGGAGAAGATATCGATATGATCAGGGAAGGATTGAACGGAAACTCTTACCTTGACTATTATCCCGAAGCTGCTGAATTCATATCCCCGTATACCCTCAAAGTTGGAGAAGAAACCCTCCACTCTGAGATGATCTTCCTGTGTACGGGCTCAAAGCCTGCAATCCCGCCTGTTAAAGGGCTTGAAGAAACCGGTTACCTTACAAGCGACACCGTACTTGAACTCGAGGAATGCCCTAAAAGCCTTGCCATTCTCGGGGGAAGTTACATAGGAGCCGAGTACGGGCACTTTTTTTCAGCCATGGGGGCAGAGGTCACTGTTATAGGAAGAAATGCACATTTTCTTCCTCAAGAAGAACCCGAAATCTCCGAACTTGCCAAGATAAAGATGTCGGAATACATGAAGATCATTACAAACCATGAAGCCATAGAGGTAAGAATAGAAAGCAATGGGCAGAAGACCGTTATTGCAAAGGACAGAAACTCGGGAGAGGAGACAAAAGTTACCGTAGACGAGCTCCTGGTTGCAACAGGTCGGGCCCCGAATACTGATATTCTCCACCCCGAAAAGGCAGGAATCAAGACCGACCACCAGGGCTGGATTTTAGTTGACGAGTATCTTGAAACCTCTCAGCCAAATATCTGGGCTTTCGGGGATGCAAACGGAAAATACCTGCTCAAGCATGTCGGAAACTATGAATCCGGAATAGTTTACCTCAATGCAATCATGAAAAAAAAAGTAAAGGCAAACTACTATGCTGTACCTCACGCTGTTTTCTCTTATCCTGAGATTGCAGGCGTAGGAATGTCAGAACAGGAAGCTATTAAGGAGTACGGGGAGGACAGGGTCGTGATGGGCTTTAAACTCTTTGAAGATACGGCAAAGGGAATTGCTATGGAAGCCAAGGATTATTTTGTAAAAGTGATCCTGGACAGGCAGGAAGAAAAAATTCTGGGAGCCCATATTATAGGCCCTCATGCCTCAGTCCTGATCCACCAGATAATTCCTCTCATGTACACGCCATCAAGAAGTGCAGAGCCAATTATCCGCAGCATGGACATCCACCCTTCCCTTAATGAAGTCGTCACAGGGGCTTTTTATTCAAGGCTGTCCCCTGAACACTACCACCATATAATGAAGCACCTTGGGCTTGAAGACTGA
- a CDS encoding TIGR00297 family protein: protein MNRATPLLENGSSYHRISVMHILYLLLILIAPFTGVDLLLLLSLVLFLGLRFSGKFYSYSRDAASLSFSLTLMLLVSAVSQDLPYTFPFYIVLAAFAVAAVGNHSSFFSERGFTADLESGKRRMKKRSFSLLWSSIFLALRISAAFLAASWIVYWQGLPISYNFIFFIAVIGAVTGSLFESIPSKIDSNIPVSLGTGMTMWIFEEFRYWVPPEKMLVALVFSLFLGALAYRAKIADVSALLSAALLGVLIIVFSGLPWFLLLLTFFILGGGFTRYKYAYKESIGIAQTKNGIRSYENVFSNSTAALVLAVAYGIFPDQSLPIIYAYMGTVATATGDTLASEIGTTAKGRPRMITTLKLSEPGADGAVSSLGEFAAIFGSAIIGVLGYALGISDSLLLSVLITTAGGFFGTNVDSLLGATLQKRGLLSNSGVNFAATFAGAGISAGIYLLVSGF from the coding sequence ATGAACAGAGCTACCCCCCTCCTCGAAAATGGGAGTTCTTATCATAGAATTTCCGTGATGCATATCCTGTATCTCCTGCTTATTCTGATAGCTCCTTTTACTGGGGTAGATCTCCTTCTCCTTCTTTCTCTTGTCCTTTTCCTGGGACTGAGGTTTTCCGGAAAGTTTTATTCCTACAGCAGAGATGCAGCCAGCCTTTCTTTTTCCCTTACACTGATGCTGCTTGTTTCTGCAGTTTCTCAAGACCTTCCATATACATTCCCATTTTATATCGTCCTTGCCGCCTTTGCAGTTGCAGCGGTAGGAAATCACAGCTCTTTCTTTTCTGAAAGAGGCTTCACGGCTGATTTGGAGTCCGGAAAAAGAAGGATGAAGAAGAGAAGTTTTTCATTGCTGTGGAGTTCGATTTTTCTCGCTCTCAGGATTAGCGCGGCGTTTCTTGCAGCAAGCTGGATTGTCTACTGGCAGGGACTTCCAATCTCGTATAACTTTATCTTTTTCATAGCCGTTATTGGGGCAGTTACGGGTTCTCTTTTTGAGTCCATTCCTTCAAAGATAGACAGTAATATCCCGGTGTCTCTGGGGACTGGGATGACAATGTGGATTTTTGAGGAGTTCAGGTACTGGGTCCCTCCTGAGAAAATGCTTGTTGCCCTTGTCTTTTCCCTTTTCCTCGGGGCTCTGGCTTACAGGGCGAAAATTGCCGATGTTTCTGCCCTCCTCAGTGCTGCCCTTCTCGGAGTCCTTATAATTGTTTTCAGCGGGCTTCCGTGGTTTTTGCTCCTGCTTACTTTTTTCATTCTGGGCGGTGGGTTTACTAGGTACAAGTACGCATACAAGGAATCGATAGGGATTGCCCAGACAAAAAACGGGATCAGGAGCTATGAAAATGTATTCTCGAACAGTACGGCAGCCCTTGTCCTTGCAGTAGCTTATGGTATCTTCCCTGATCAGAGCCTTCCTATTATTTATGCCTACATGGGCACTGTTGCAACCGCTACAGGTGATACTCTGGCAAGTGAAATAGGGACAACGGCAAAAGGAAGACCCAGAATGATCACAACTCTCAAGCTTTCGGAACCTGGAGCTGATGGAGCGGTTTCTTCCCTGGGCGAATTTGCCGCAATTTTCGGTTCTGCAATAATAGGCGTGCTCGGCTATGCTCTCGGGATATCTGACAGCCTTCTGCTTTCAGTCCTTATTACAACTGCAGGAGGCTTTTTCGGAACAAATGTGGACAGCCTGCTCGGGGCTACCCTTCAGAAAAGAGGACTGCTCTCAAACAGCGGGGTAAACTTTGCTGCAACCTTTGCAGGCGCAGGGATTTCAGCTGGCATATATCTTCTTGTATCCGGTTTTTAA
- a CDS encoding helix-turn-helix domain-containing protein — translation MHLTKKIKINPTEEQVDVLWQLSEQCRCLYNFVLAERKKRFLSQNALWTGYQKFSDNLRQTGLQMDTCIMQISR, via the coding sequence ATGCATCTGACGAAGAAGATAAAGATCAATCCAACTGAAGAACAAGTAGATGTTCTTTGGCAATTATCTGAACAGTGTAGATGCCTCTATAATTTCGTTTTAGCTGAAAGAAAAAAGCGGTTTTTATCACAGAATGCTTTGTGGACAGGCTATCAGAAATTTTCTGATAATCTTCGACAAACAGGATTACAGATGGATACTTGCATTATGCAAATATCCAGGTGA
- a CDS encoding DJ-1/PfpI family protein, translated as MTEEHKGERILLVVAQEQFRDEECFVPKQLFEAAGAKVTVAAEFKETAKGTLGGTIEPDIRISDARIEDYDAIVISGGSGSRKYLWDNQYLHELVKEADSLKKVVSAICISPVVLARAGVLKGKESTVFSSPDTVHELKEHGAVYLDRDIVVSGRVVTGRDPKSAEAFGKAVLKALKKA; from the coding sequence ATGACAGAAGAACACAAAGGAGAACGGATTTTACTTGTTGTTGCTCAGGAACAGTTCAGGGATGAAGAATGCTTTGTTCCGAAGCAGCTATTTGAAGCTGCAGGGGCAAAGGTTACGGTCGCAGCTGAATTTAAGGAAACTGCAAAGGGGACACTGGGAGGTACGATTGAGCCTGATATCAGGATTTCCGATGCCAGAATTGAGGATTACGATGCCATCGTAATTTCCGGGGGGTCGGGTTCAAGAAAATACCTCTGGGACAATCAGTATCTGCATGAACTTGTAAAGGAAGCCGACTCCCTTAAAAAGGTGGTCTCGGCGATCTGTATCTCGCCTGTGGTTCTGGCAAGGGCAGGGGTCCTGAAGGGAAAGGAAAGCACCGTTTTTAGTAGTCCGGATACCGTGCATGAGCTTAAGGAGCATGGGGCTGTCTACCTGGACAGGGACATTGTAGTTTCAGGCAGGGTGGTGACAGGACGAGACCCAAAAAGTGCGGAAGCCTTTGGAAAAGCTGTCCTTAAAGCTCTGAAAAAAGCCTGA
- a CDS encoding nitroreductase family protein, translating into MNMELETILSYHQASKHGFKAYAPGPRFLEMSIQPDPFLNYKRAPILKLDTWSEEDIESETSPVYEQAFSPEKLVPSGLNRNSISQLFFDSLALSVWKKTESARWALRINPSSGNLHPTEVYLISGPVPELLEKPAVCHYSPLSHALELRTEFARETWEKLSSGFPEGTFFIGFTSIYWRVAWKYGIRAFRYANHDLGHAIAALTFAAAGLGWRTSLLVDMGSEETGILLGVSGRQGPEKEEPACLLAVYPAGKECPSGKVSSSALPNFGNISWNGVPNRLSPAHVEWADIEKAASVTRKKETYYSDEKKPGSKLESRSAGLSGTITGYEDLSGLEMVPLRSVIHRRRSALEMNNSAYMDEDSFYGILRRTLPDKNPVFETLAFGPFAHMLFFVNRVKGIREGLYIFLRKPGEKEKFKTAFRQDFLWEKPESCPSDLEFFLLVEEELHHFAAQLSCAQRKAEDACFTTCMLSEFEKPLKTYGSWMYPYLFWECGILGQLLYLEVEARGFRGCGIGCFFDDPLHETLGLKGLEYQDLYHFAVGLPLQEIGILTFPAYKE; encoded by the coding sequence ATGAATATGGAACTTGAAACTATACTGTCCTATCATCAGGCTAGCAAGCATGGCTTTAAAGCCTATGCTCCAGGCCCTCGATTCCTTGAAATGTCAATCCAGCCGGATCCTTTTCTCAACTACAAGAGAGCTCCGATTTTAAAGCTCGACACCTGGAGTGAAGAAGACATTGAATCCGAAACTTCTCCTGTATATGAACAGGCATTTTCTCCGGAGAAACTGGTACCTTCGGGGCTGAACCGGAACAGCATTTCTCAGCTTTTTTTTGACAGCTTAGCTTTATCAGTATGGAAAAAAACAGAAAGTGCAAGATGGGCTCTCCGCATCAATCCTTCAAGTGGAAACCTTCACCCAACAGAGGTTTACCTTATTTCCGGGCCGGTTCCGGAGCTTCTGGAAAAACCGGCTGTCTGCCATTATTCTCCTTTGTCACATGCACTTGAGTTAAGAACTGAATTTGCCCGGGAGACCTGGGAAAAGCTGAGTTCCGGCTTTCCGGAAGGTACATTTTTCATAGGGTTTACTTCAATTTACTGGCGGGTTGCCTGGAAATACGGTATCAGGGCTTTCAGGTATGCAAACCACGACCTCGGACACGCTATTGCTGCCCTTACCTTTGCTGCGGCAGGGCTTGGCTGGAGAACAAGCCTTCTTGTGGATATGGGTTCGGAGGAAACAGGAATACTTCTGGGTGTTTCCGGAAGGCAGGGCCCTGAAAAAGAGGAGCCTGCCTGTCTACTTGCAGTTTATCCGGCAGGAAAGGAATGTCCATCGGGTAAGGTTTCTTCATCTGCACTTCCTAATTTTGGAAATATTTCCTGGAATGGAGTTCCTAACCGTTTAAGTCCTGCACATGTAGAATGGGCTGATATTGAAAAGGCTGCTTCAGTAACCAGAAAGAAAGAAACTTATTACTCCGATGAAAAAAAGCCGGGATCGAAGCTTGAAAGCAGATCTGCGGGTTTATCCGGCACAATTACCGGATATGAGGACCTTTCAGGTCTGGAAATGGTTCCTCTGCGTAGCGTGATTCACAGGAGAAGAAGTGCTCTGGAAATGAATAACAGTGCTTACATGGACGAAGATAGTTTTTACGGCATACTGCGAAGAACCCTTCCCGACAAAAATCCCGTTTTTGAGACTCTTGCTTTCGGGCCTTTTGCGCACATGCTCTTTTTTGTAAACAGGGTGAAGGGGATTCGTGAAGGGCTTTATATCTTTCTGAGGAAACCCGGAGAAAAGGAGAAATTTAAAACTGCTTTTAGACAGGATTTTCTGTGGGAAAAACCTGAAAGCTGTCCTTCTGATCTTGAATTTTTCCTGCTTGTGGAAGAGGAACTGCATCATTTTGCAGCTCAGCTTTCATGTGCGCAGAGAAAGGCAGAAGATGCCTGTTTTACCACATGCATGCTTTCGGAGTTCGAAAAACCTCTGAAAACATATGGTTCATGGATGTACCCTTACCTTTTCTGGGAATGCGGAATCCTGGGGCAGCTCCTTTACCTTGAAGTAGAAGCCCGAGGTTTCAGGGGCTGCGGGATAGGGTGTTTTTTCGACGACCCTCTGCATGAAACCCTGGGGCTTAAAGGGCTTGAATATCAGGATCTCTACCACTTTGCAGTGGGCTTGCCTCTTCAGGAAATTGGGATTTTGACCTTCCCTGCATATAAAGAGTAA
- a CDS encoding DUF21 domain-containing protein yields the protein MNEIITWILIALCLTQSAIFSGLTIGIFGLGRLRLEIEAEAENKNAIKILQIRHDSNFLLTTMLWGNVGINVLIALLTDSVMAGTSAFLFSTVGITCLGEIVPQAYFSRNALVLGAKLTPLVRFYQMLLYPVAKPTALILDWWLGREKLELFREQAMRIMLEKHIESGKSDIGTFEGIGALNFLSIDDVNISDEGSIIDPRSIISLPVENNRPVFPSFKREPSDPFLQKIEASGKKWVIITNPADEPIMVLDADGFLRDAVYKKGPFIPLSYCHFPVVVKSPKTRLEKVIRQFKVYPQYPEDDVIDQDLILYWGEEKRIVTGSDILGRLLRGIVVECDVGSGYEMPPAKQPGFVRRATFRKDKKKENVEQIKK from the coding sequence ATGAATGAAATCATTACCTGGATCTTAATTGCACTTTGCCTAACACAGTCTGCTATTTTTTCAGGATTGACGATCGGGATTTTCGGTCTTGGAAGGCTGAGGCTTGAGATTGAAGCCGAAGCAGAGAATAAAAATGCAATAAAAATCCTTCAGATCCGGCATGACTCCAATTTCTTGCTTACTACTATGCTATGGGGAAATGTAGGCATAAATGTACTTATTGCTCTACTTACAGATTCCGTAATGGCAGGAACATCAGCTTTTCTCTTCTCGACCGTAGGGATTACCTGTTTAGGAGAGATCGTACCCCAGGCTTATTTTTCCAGGAACGCGCTTGTGCTTGGGGCAAAACTGACTCCTCTTGTCCGTTTTTACCAGATGCTGCTCTACCCGGTTGCAAAACCTACAGCGCTTATTCTTGACTGGTGGCTGGGCAGGGAAAAACTTGAGCTTTTCAGAGAGCAAGCCATGCGGATAATGCTCGAAAAGCACATCGAATCCGGAAAGTCCGATATCGGAACTTTTGAAGGGATAGGAGCCCTGAACTTTCTTTCCATTGATGATGTCAATATCTCTGACGAAGGCTCTATAATAGACCCAAGAAGTATTATCTCTCTTCCTGTGGAAAATAACCGCCCTGTTTTCCCTTCATTCAAAAGGGAACCTTCCGATCCTTTCCTGCAGAAAATAGAAGCATCCGGAAAAAAATGGGTAATCATCACCAACCCGGCAGATGAGCCGATAATGGTGCTGGATGCGGATGGCTTCCTGCGGGACGCTGTCTATAAAAAGGGGCCTTTCATTCCGCTTTCTTACTGCCATTTCCCTGTAGTGGTAAAATCTCCGAAAACCAGGCTTGAGAAAGTAATCAGGCAGTTCAAGGTGTATCCGCAGTACCCGGAAGATGATGTAATTGACCAGGACCTCATTCTTTACTGGGGTGAGGAAAAGCGTATAGTAACAGGGTCGGATATTCTGGGCCGCCTGCTCCGTGGAATTGTGGTAGAATGTGATGTGGGCTCAGGATATGAGATGCCTCCTGCAAAGCAGCCGGGATTTGTAAGAAGAGCAACTTTCAGGAAAGATAAAAAGAAAGAAAATGTAGAACAAATAAAGAAGTAA